The following coding sequences are from one Musa acuminata AAA Group cultivar baxijiao chromosome BXJ1-6, Cavendish_Baxijiao_AAA, whole genome shotgun sequence window:
- the LOC135675483 gene encoding transcription termination factor MTERF15, mitochondrial-like — translation MKRSPAFSLFSKTLCFIYRPRPADALLSSSSSYSVAATGSGALQPSIMAEYLVTSCGFSPENATKASNLLGGITSRRQPDSVLGFLKSHGFDDTHVKDLLSWNPRCLLLDVETTLAAKFRSLQELGFSQSDITHLVLANPFAINYDVRTVVHKIRFWQGLIGSNDVLINLFKSRRWFLGFSIEKRIQPNIEMLRSCGITDQKLRTILRYRPTMVTQRAETLRALISRVEGFGVPRTSGRFHWTLLMLSTLSVERCNAQKKLFEAFGWSEADFLDAIRKTPFFLTGSLKNLKMKMEFLVNEAGYAPSYIALRPVLLTLSLEKRLIPRYQLMAALKSRGLCAGHPKSVTYMLCPEKKFLERFVACVREPSSPYMQA, via the exons ATGAAGAGGTCACCGGCATTCTCTCTCTTCTCCAAAACCCTCTGCTTCATCTATCGCCCTCGTCCCGCCGATGCTCtactttcctcctcctcctcttactcCGTCGCCGCTACCGGAAGCGGAGCTCTTCAGCCCAGCATCATGGCCGAATACCTCGTCACGTCATGTGGCTTCTCCCCGGAGAATGCGACCAAGGCCTCGAATCTTCTCGGCGGCATCACGTCCCGCCGGCAGCCCGACTCCGTCCTTGGCTTTCTCAAAAGCCACGGTTTCGACGACACCCATGTGAAAGACCTGCTGTCTTGGAACCCCCGGTGTCTTCTCCTCGACGTGGAGACGACCCTAGCTGCCAAGTTCCGATCTCTCCAGGAGTTAGGCTTCTCGCAGTCCGACATCACCCACCTCGTCCTGGCCAATCCCTTCGCAATCAACTATGACGTCCGCACCGTGGTGCACAAGATCCGGTTTTGGCAGGGACTCATCGGATCCAACGACGTCCTCATAAATCTCTTTAAGAGCCGCCGGTGGTTTCTCGGGTTTAGCATCGAGAAGAGGATCCAGCCAAACATCGAGATGCTACGGAGCTGTGGAATCACGGATCAAAAGCTTAGAACGATCCTGAGGTACCGGCCCACGATGGTAACCCAGAGGGCGGAAACCTTGAGGGCTTTGATCAGTCGTGTCGAGGGATTCGGAGTACCCCGCACTTCGGGGAGGTTCCACTGGACCCTGTTGATGCTCTCCACTCTTAGCGTGGAGAGATGCAATGCGCAAAAGAAGCTATTCGAGGCCTTCGGGTGGTCAGAGGCCGACTTCCTCGATGCAATCAGAAAGACTCCTTTTTTCTTGACAGGTTCCCTGAAGAATCTGAAGATGAAAATGGAATTCTTGGTGAATGAGGCTGGATATGCTCCGTCTTATATCGCCCTCCGGCCTGTGCTCTTGACACTTAGTTTAGAGAAAAGGTTGATCCCAAGATATCAGCTCATGGCAGCCCTGAAGTCCAGGGGGCTGTGCGCTGGTCATCCCAAATCGGTCACATATATGCTGTGTCCAGAGAAGAAGTTCTTGGAAAG GTTTGTGGCTTGTGTTCGTGAGCCCTCTTCCCCTTACATGCAAGCATGA